In Meiothermus ruber DSM 1279, the following proteins share a genomic window:
- a CDS encoding type III polyketide synthase, protein MSVQARVLSVATAHPPYKVSQPEVRALVEVLFEGLAGLERLLNIFENTGIESRYLAAPLEWFAAPRSFSEKNQRWFDTALELCEQASRKALGLAGLKPQQVGAVVLVTSTGLATPSLEAYLAQRLGLPLSVLRLPLWGLGCAGGAAGLARAAELAQQNPGRYVLLVAVELCSLTFVRGDKSKSNLVATSLFADGVAAAVLGQGAGGPAVLGGFSRLLPDSYAVMGWDLGLEGLQVRFAQSIPALVEGALGPLIEDGLAGYGLSSQDVQTWTLHPGGAKVLAAYRNGLGVDEKSLEAAFCVLKKYGNMSSPTVLFVLERQMYQLERPAPGSKGLLLALGPGFAAEGVVLQW, encoded by the coding sequence ATGAGTGTGCAAGCCAGGGTTCTAAGCGTCGCCACCGCCCACCCGCCCTACAAAGTAAGCCAGCCAGAGGTTCGCGCGCTGGTAGAGGTTTTGTTCGAGGGGCTGGCGGGCCTGGAGCGCCTGCTGAACATCTTCGAAAACACCGGCATCGAGTCGCGTTACCTGGCCGCGCCGCTCGAGTGGTTCGCAGCGCCGCGCAGCTTTAGTGAGAAAAATCAGCGCTGGTTCGATACCGCCCTCGAGCTCTGTGAACAGGCCAGCCGCAAAGCCCTAGGCCTGGCCGGCCTGAAGCCCCAGCAGGTTGGGGCAGTGGTACTGGTGACCAGCACCGGCCTTGCGACCCCCAGCCTCGAGGCCTACCTGGCCCAGCGCCTGGGTCTTCCGCTCTCGGTGCTCCGCCTGCCCCTGTGGGGCCTGGGCTGCGCCGGCGGGGCCGCCGGGCTGGCCCGGGCCGCCGAGCTGGCCCAGCAAAACCCAGGGCGCTACGTTCTACTGGTGGCGGTTGAGCTTTGCAGCCTTACTTTTGTACGGGGTGACAAAAGCAAGAGCAACCTGGTTGCTACCAGCCTGTTTGCCGATGGCGTGGCCGCAGCGGTGCTGGGGCAAGGTGCTGGCGGCCCGGCGGTGCTGGGGGGCTTCAGCCGGTTGTTGCCCGATAGCTACGCGGTGATGGGCTGGGATCTGGGCCTCGAGGGCTTGCAGGTACGCTTTGCTCAGAGCATCCCGGCCCTGGTCGAGGGGGCGCTGGGGCCCCTGATCGAGGACGGTCTGGCCGGCTACGGGTTATCGAGCCAGGATGTTCAAACCTGGACGCTCCACCCCGGCGGGGCCAAGGTGCTGGCCGCCTACCGCAACGGCCTGGGGGTGGATGAAAAGAGCCTCGAGGCCGCCTTCTGCGTGCTCAAAAAGTATGGCAATATGTCGAGCCCCACCGTGCTTTTTGTGCTGGAGCGACAAATGTACCAGCTCGAGCGGCCCGCACCCGGCAGCAAAGGGTTGTTGCTGGCCCTGGGGCCTGGCTTTGCCGCCGAAGGGGTGGTTTTGCAGTGGTAG
- a CDS encoding aldo/keto reductase, with product MEYRHLGRTGVKVAPLALGTDNILNPTPEAEAKKMILRGIEAGINLIDTANSYMRGEAERVIGETLKESGLRDQVLIATKAHYPTGPGPNDRGNSRLHLLRACEDSLKRLQTDYIDLYQLHRPVFDMPIDETLAALTDLVRQGKVRYIGSSTAPAWKVLEGILVSELKGYVRFVSEQPPYNLLDRRIENELVPMAQAYNLALLPWSPLAMGMLAGRYAEDNIRPEGSRARLRGGIYAERVTPRAVEVGNRFVKLAREAGYDPAQLALLWVKDQPGITAPIIGPKSVEQLEHLLPVLDMKLPEDIRIACDGLVPPGSAVANFHNSAPWMKMQI from the coding sequence ATGGAATACCGCCATCTGGGCCGAACCGGCGTTAAAGTAGCACCCTTGGCCCTGGGAACCGATAACATCCTGAACCCCACCCCCGAGGCCGAGGCCAAAAAGATGATTCTGCGGGGCATTGAGGCCGGCATCAACCTGATTGATACCGCCAACAGCTATATGCGAGGCGAGGCCGAGCGGGTGATTGGAGAAACCCTTAAAGAAAGCGGCCTGCGCGACCAGGTGCTCATTGCCACCAAGGCCCACTACCCCACCGGCCCCGGCCCCAACGACCGGGGGAACTCGAGGCTCCACCTCTTACGGGCCTGCGAAGACTCGCTCAAGCGCCTGCAAACCGACTATATCGACCTATACCAGCTTCATCGCCCGGTTTTCGACATGCCCATCGACGAGACGCTCGCGGCCCTGACCGACCTGGTGCGGCAGGGCAAGGTGCGCTACATCGGCAGCTCCACCGCCCCGGCCTGGAAGGTGCTGGAGGGCATTCTGGTGAGCGAGCTGAAGGGCTATGTGCGCTTTGTCTCGGAGCAGCCGCCCTACAACCTGCTGGATCGGCGCATCGAGAACGAGCTGGTTCCCATGGCCCAGGCCTACAACCTGGCCCTGCTGCCCTGGTCGCCGCTGGCCATGGGCATGCTGGCCGGACGCTACGCTGAGGACAACATCCGCCCCGAGGGTTCCCGCGCCCGCCTGCGGGGTGGGATTTACGCCGAGCGGGTCACGCCCAGAGCGGTGGAGGTGGGCAACCGCTTTGTCAAACTGGCCCGCGAGGCCGGTTACGACCCCGCCCAACTGGCCCTTCTGTGGGTCAAAGACCAGCCCGGCATTACCGCACCCATCATCGGGCCCAAAAGCGTGGAGCAGCTCGAGCACCTACTACCTGTACTGGACATGAAGCTCCCGGAAGACATCCGAATAGCCTGCGATGGGCTGGTTCCGCCCGGCAGCGCCGTGGCCAACTTTCATAACTCCGCCCCGTGGATGAAGATGCAGATTTGA
- a CDS encoding isoprenylcysteine carboxyl methyltransferase family protein translates to MVGLWVALIWVVLQRLLELRLAQANLRWALAQGAKEYGREHYPLFFLLHIGWMLGWLLEGLARNQPSPIWGFWLLVFLLAQGLRYWAIGSLGQYWNTRIVIVPGGQRITRGPYRYLRHPNYLAVALELLSLPLIFNAWITALAATVLNAWLLLCVRIPAEEKALAAYSQTQPQTPSLEEASQRP, encoded by the coding sequence GTGGTAGGGCTTTGGGTCGCGCTGATCTGGGTGGTACTCCAGCGGCTGCTGGAGCTTCGCCTGGCCCAGGCCAACCTGCGCTGGGCTTTGGCGCAGGGGGCCAAAGAGTACGGACGAGAGCACTACCCGCTGTTTTTTCTGCTGCACATCGGCTGGATGCTGGGCTGGCTGCTGGAAGGGCTTGCCCGCAACCAGCCCTCCCCCATCTGGGGATTCTGGCTGCTGGTCTTCTTGCTGGCCCAGGGTCTGCGCTACTGGGCCATTGGCAGCCTGGGCCAGTACTGGAATACCCGGATTGTGATCGTTCCTGGGGGCCAGCGAATCACTCGAGGACCCTACCGCTACCTGCGCCACCCCAACTACCTGGCAGTGGCCCTGGAGCTGCTGTCCCTGCCCCTCATCTTTAACGCCTGGATTACAGCCCTGGCGGCCACCGTCCTCAACGCCTGGCTGTTGCTGTGTGTGCGCATCCCCGCTGAGGAAAAAGCCCTCGCGGCCTATAGCCAAACCCAGCCCCAAACCCCCAGCCTCGAGGAGGCCAGCCAGCGGCCCTAG
- a CDS encoding phosphohexose mutase encodes MEKATEAVSTPSKTIIKFGTDGWRAIIGDQFTFDNVARVAQAYAEYLLEHQGKKVVVGYDTRFMAHRFAQRAAEVLAANGLEVYLSKSYLPTPVLSFAVKHLQADGGVMITASHNPAEYLGFKIKGSYGGAATPALVAEVEKHLGAAPKTTSATVHSLDVRKAYYDFIAQQLDLEALRSYTGVMYHDSLGGAGAGWLAGFVKHAGLPLELRELHAVPDPMFYGVNPEPIPQNLFTVMTVLKAEQDPVFAVVNDGDADQIGAVLAGGIHFNSHQIFAVLLKHLHRKGRTGRVVKTFSTSKVIDKLAHRLGLELLVTPIGFKYITDEMLKGDVLIGGEESGGIGVAGHLPERDGLLNALLLLESVVHTGKSLGEQFAEIEVELGFKHAYDRIDLHLPSMEQLKEVMAKVQTPKPIAGQQVSGTESLDGIKWLFGDAGWLLFRASGTEPVLRIYCEAQEEKTVKAVLAEAKKLVGL; translated from the coding sequence ATGGAAAAGGCAACAGAAGCCGTCAGCACCCCATCAAAAACCATCATCAAGTTCGGCACCGACGGCTGGCGGGCCATTATTGGCGACCAATTCACCTTCGATAATGTGGCTCGCGTAGCCCAGGCCTACGCTGAATACCTCCTGGAGCACCAGGGCAAGAAAGTGGTGGTAGGCTACGATACCCGCTTTATGGCCCATCGCTTTGCTCAAAGAGCTGCCGAGGTTCTGGCCGCCAATGGGCTCGAGGTCTACCTTTCCAAATCGTACCTTCCTACCCCAGTGCTGTCTTTTGCCGTTAAGCACTTGCAGGCCGATGGCGGGGTCATGATTACGGCGAGCCACAACCCGGCCGAGTATCTCGGATTCAAAATCAAGGGCAGCTACGGCGGTGCGGCCACCCCAGCACTGGTAGCCGAAGTGGAAAAGCACCTGGGGGCAGCGCCCAAAACAACCAGCGCAACCGTGCACAGCCTGGATGTGCGGAAAGCCTACTACGACTTTATCGCGCAGCAGCTAGACCTGGAGGCCCTGCGCAGCTACACCGGGGTGATGTACCACGACAGCCTGGGCGGGGCGGGGGCGGGCTGGCTGGCCGGTTTTGTTAAGCACGCGGGGTTGCCGCTCGAGCTGCGTGAACTGCACGCCGTGCCCGACCCCATGTTCTATGGTGTGAACCCCGAGCCCATCCCGCAAAACCTGTTCACCGTCATGACCGTGCTAAAGGCCGAGCAAGACCCTGTCTTTGCCGTGGTCAACGACGGGGACGCCGACCAGATCGGGGCCGTGCTGGCAGGCGGCATCCACTTCAACAGCCATCAAATCTTCGCGGTCTTGCTCAAACACCTGCACCGCAAAGGGCGCACCGGCCGGGTGGTCAAAACCTTCTCGACCTCCAAAGTGATAGATAAGCTCGCTCACCGGCTGGGTCTGGAGCTGCTGGTTACGCCCATCGGCTTTAAGTACATCACCGATGAGATGCTAAAAGGCGATGTGCTGATTGGGGGCGAGGAGTCGGGCGGTATTGGTGTGGCCGGGCATCTTCCCGAGCGCGACGGCCTCCTGAACGCGCTGTTGCTCCTGGAATCCGTTGTGCATACCGGGAAAAGCCTGGGAGAGCAGTTTGCCGAAATTGAGGTCGAGCTGGGTTTCAAACACGCCTATGACCGCATCGACTTACACCTACCCTCGATGGAGCAACTCAAGGAAGTCATGGCCAAGGTACAAACCCCAAAGCCCATTGCCGGTCAGCAGGTGAGCGGTACCGAGAGTCTGGACGGCATAAAGTGGCTTTTTGGTGATGCCGGTTGGCTGTTGTTCAGGGCCTCCGGTACCGAGCCTGTATTGCGCATTTATTGCGAGGCCCAGGAAGAAAAAACTGTAAAAGCCGTTCTTGCCGAAGCCAAAAAACTGGTAGGTTTATAG
- a CDS encoding 2-isopropylmalate synthase, which yields MRHIRIFDTTLRDGEQSPGVALSLQQKLEIAHGLARLNVDIIEAGFPVNGASEFECVSRIAAEVKGPVICALARTHKLDIERAAAALEKAEKKRIHVFTSASKVHLQYMLRKTPEEILEISDAMVRYARQFTDDVEFSAQDVMRADFDFVMKLYETAINAGATTINIPDTTGYGTPQEYGALIKRIYDEVVRGRDVHISAHCHDDLGMATANSLAAVENGATQIECTINGIGERAGNTALEEVVMALYVRRDHYKAHTQINTRELYRMSRMVERYTGMVVQPNKAIVGDNAFAHESGIHQDGVIKNKETYEIMNAELVGRQAAVLVLGKHSGRAAVKKALADLGYKLDDTQIGAIFARFREIVERKGPIETEELRALVESESVSTPHLFNLEKLQFFSGYGMLPTATISLETPKGVVTTTAIGDGPVDAVYKALSEAIGFKPELELYRVESVTGSTEALGEVTVKLKLGEVMATGHGISPDIIEASARAYLDAANKLAAGQSARHPKSLEEVQRSGLGK from the coding sequence ATGCGGCACATCCGAATTTTCGATACCACCCTGCGGGACGGCGAGCAGAGCCCTGGTGTAGCCCTTTCCCTCCAGCAGAAGCTGGAAATCGCCCATGGGCTGGCCCGGCTCAACGTGGACATCATCGAGGCGGGCTTCCCGGTGAATGGGGCCAGCGAGTTCGAGTGTGTCTCGCGCATCGCCGCCGAGGTCAAGGGGCCGGTGATCTGCGCCCTGGCCCGCACCCACAAGCTCGACATCGAGCGGGCTGCGGCGGCCCTCGAGAAGGCCGAGAAAAAGCGCATCCACGTGTTTACCAGCGCCTCCAAGGTGCACCTGCAGTACATGCTGCGCAAGACCCCGGAGGAGATATTGGAAATTTCCGACGCCATGGTGCGCTACGCCCGGCAGTTCACCGACGACGTGGAGTTTAGCGCCCAGGACGTAATGCGGGCCGACTTCGACTTCGTCATGAAGCTCTACGAGACCGCCATCAACGCCGGGGCCACCACCATCAACATCCCCGACACCACCGGCTACGGCACCCCGCAGGAGTACGGGGCCCTCATCAAGCGCATCTACGACGAGGTGGTGCGGGGACGGGATGTGCACATCTCGGCCCACTGCCACGACGACCTGGGCATGGCCACCGCCAACAGCCTGGCCGCGGTGGAGAACGGGGCCACCCAGATCGAGTGCACCATCAACGGCATCGGGGAGCGGGCGGGCAACACCGCGCTGGAAGAGGTGGTAATGGCTTTGTACGTGCGCCGCGACCACTACAAGGCCCATACCCAGATCAACACCCGCGAGCTGTACCGCATGAGCCGGATGGTGGAGCGCTACACCGGCATGGTGGTGCAGCCCAACAAGGCCATCGTGGGGGACAACGCCTTCGCCCACGAGTCGGGCATCCACCAGGACGGGGTCATCAAGAACAAAGAGACCTACGAGATTATGAACGCCGAGCTGGTGGGCCGCCAGGCCGCGGTGCTGGTGCTGGGCAAGCACTCCGGGCGGGCCGCGGTCAAGAAAGCCCTGGCCGACCTGGGTTACAAGCTGGACGACACCCAGATTGGCGCGATTTTTGCCCGCTTCCGGGAGATTGTGGAGCGCAAAGGCCCCATCGAGACTGAGGAACTGCGGGCCCTGGTGGAGAGCGAGTCGGTCTCGACCCCGCACCTGTTCAACCTCGAGAAGCTCCAGTTCTTCTCCGGCTACGGCATGCTGCCCACCGCTACGATAAGCCTCGAGACCCCCAAAGGCGTGGTCACCACCACCGCGATTGGGGACGGGCCGGTGGACGCGGTGTATAAGGCCCTGTCCGAGGCCATCGGGTTCAAGCCCGAGCTCGAGCTGTACCGGGTGGAGTCGGTAACCGGGAGCACCGAGGCTTTGGGTGAGGTCACGGTCAAGCTCAAGTTGGGCGAGGTGATGGCCACCGGGCACGGCATCTCCCCGGACATCATCGAGGCTTCAGCGCGGGCCTACCTGGATGCCGCCAACAAGCTGGCCGCGGGGCAGTCGGCGCGGCATCCGAAGTCGCTCGAGGAAGTGCAGCGCTCGGGTTTGGGCAAATAA
- a CDS encoding nitroreductase family protein, translating to MEFLEVIRKRKTTNGPFLDRPVSREHQHLLMEAASRAPSHFNSQPWRFILIEDRAKREKIAEIGGRTMQQLIADGRFFERYRPYFRFSEKEMAERRDGILIDQLPGPLRPFTRQVMSPSALGLLRALRVPQILGEDNRKLVASSPLLLAALLDKQEYRPGELSGFYSVLGLGMAIENIWLTTVELGMGIQFVSTPMEIPEAWEEIKRLLEVPEHLELMAIYRLGYLPPDNPRPRIDWKSDQRKRISQFVFRDSCATPESDT from the coding sequence GTGGAATTTCTAGAGGTAATCCGGAAGCGTAAAACCACCAATGGCCCCTTTCTGGACAGGCCCGTATCCAGGGAACACCAGCACCTGCTGATGGAGGCGGCCAGCCGGGCCCCCAGTCACTTCAACTCTCAACCCTGGCGCTTTATTTTGATTGAGGACAGGGCCAAGCGGGAGAAAATCGCCGAGATTGGGGGGCGAACCATGCAACAGCTCATCGCCGATGGCCGGTTTTTTGAGCGCTACCGCCCTTACTTTCGCTTCAGCGAAAAGGAGATGGCCGAGCGGCGCGACGGGATTCTAATTGACCAGTTGCCGGGCCCCTTACGCCCTTTTACCCGCCAGGTCATGAGCCCCTCGGCCCTGGGGCTTTTGCGGGCCTTGCGGGTGCCGCAAATTCTGGGTGAGGACAACCGCAAGCTGGTTGCAAGCTCGCCTTTGTTGCTGGCAGCGCTGCTGGATAAGCAGGAGTACCGCCCGGGAGAACTCTCCGGATTTTACAGCGTGCTGGGGCTGGGCATGGCCATCGAGAACATCTGGCTCACCACGGTGGAGCTGGGCATGGGCATTCAGTTTGTCTCCACACCCATGGAAATTCCCGAGGCCTGGGAGGAAATCAAGCGGCTGCTGGAAGTACCTGAGCACCTGGAACTCATGGCCATCTACCGGCTGGGCTACCTGCCCCCCGATAACCCCCGACCCCGCATTGACTGGAAGTCCGACCAGCGCAAGCGCATCTCGCAGTTTGTGTTTCGCGACTCCTGCGCCACCCCCGAAAGCGATACCTGA
- the cimA gene encoding citramalate synthase, with amino-acid sequence MIEILDTTLRDGTQGEAVNLSSDDKIAIAKRLAAFGIPLIEGGWPGSNPKDAEFFARMKGVDLGNSQLCAFGSTRRKGVRPEDDPSVQAMLAAATPVVTVVAKSWDFHVTHALEVSLEENLRMIEETYRYLVSEGRRVIHDAEHFFDGFKANRGYALATLEAAVRGGADTLCLCDTNGGSLPEEVFEITQAVRQAFPGVTIGIHPHNDAELAVANALAAVRAGATHVQGTINGYGERCGNLNLTSAIPNLMLKYGLSLKGLTLEKLAELREVSHFVDERANLAPNIRAPYVGDAAFAHKGGIHVSAVLKDPRTYEHVPPEMVGNSRRVLVSDLSGRSNLLAKLSESGVNVPKEMAGALLEEVKQLEHAGYSFEGAEASFYLLAHKLRGGRMPFSVEGFTVFVHVNDANPETPTWAEATVRVKVGETLQHTAAESQHGPVSALDKAFRKAIESFYPEIAEIELSDYKVRILSGQEAGTASGVRVMIEMHRAGERWSTVGASKNNLEASLKALTDGYAYALVKSQPIPQD; translated from the coding sequence ATGATCGAAATCCTCGACACCACCCTCCGCGACGGCACCCAGGGCGAAGCAGTCAACCTGTCCTCGGACGACAAGATCGCCATCGCCAAGCGCCTGGCGGCTTTCGGGATTCCCCTCATCGAGGGGGGCTGGCCGGGCAGCAACCCCAAGGATGCCGAGTTCTTCGCCCGCATGAAGGGGGTAGACCTGGGGAATAGCCAGCTCTGCGCCTTTGGCTCCACCCGGCGCAAGGGGGTGCGGCCCGAGGACGACCCCTCGGTGCAGGCCATGCTGGCGGCGGCCACCCCGGTGGTTACGGTGGTGGCCAAAAGCTGGGACTTTCACGTGACCCACGCGCTCGAGGTCTCCCTGGAAGAAAACCTGCGCATGATCGAGGAGACCTACCGCTACCTGGTCTCCGAAGGCAGGCGGGTGATCCACGACGCCGAGCACTTCTTCGATGGCTTCAAGGCCAACCGGGGTTATGCCCTGGCTACGCTCGAGGCTGCCGTGCGGGGTGGGGCCGACACCCTATGCCTGTGCGATACCAACGGGGGCAGCCTGCCCGAAGAGGTCTTCGAGATCACCCAGGCCGTGCGCCAGGCTTTCCCCGGGGTGACCATTGGGATTCACCCCCACAACGACGCGGAGCTGGCGGTGGCCAACGCCCTGGCCGCGGTGCGGGCCGGGGCCACCCACGTGCAGGGCACCATTAACGGCTACGGCGAGCGCTGCGGCAACCTGAACCTGACCAGCGCCATCCCCAACCTGATGCTGAAGTACGGCCTGTCGCTCAAAGGGCTCACCCTCGAAAAACTCGCTGAGTTGCGCGAGGTCTCGCACTTTGTGGACGAGCGGGCCAACCTGGCCCCCAACATCCGCGCGCCCTACGTGGGGGATGCAGCCTTTGCCCACAAGGGGGGCATCCACGTCTCGGCGGTGCTCAAAGACCCCCGCACCTACGAACACGTGCCGCCCGAGATGGTAGGCAACAGCCGCCGGGTGCTGGTCTCCGACCTCTCGGGCCGAAGCAACCTGCTGGCCAAGCTGTCCGAATCGGGTGTGAATGTGCCCAAGGAGATGGCCGGGGCCTTGCTGGAAGAGGTCAAGCAGCTCGAGCACGCCGGCTACTCGTTTGAAGGGGCCGAGGCCAGCTTTTACCTGCTGGCCCATAAGCTGCGCGGCGGCCGCATGCCCTTCAGCGTGGAGGGCTTCACGGTGTTTGTGCACGTCAACGACGCCAACCCCGAGACCCCCACCTGGGCCGAGGCCACGGTGCGGGTTAAGGTGGGCGAGACCCTCCAGCACACCGCCGCCGAAAGCCAGCATGGGCCGGTCTCGGCGTTGGACAAAGCCTTCCGCAAGGCCATTGAGTCCTTTTACCCCGAGATTGCCGAGATCGAGCTTTCCGACTACAAGGTGCGCATTCTCTCGGGCCAGGAGGCTGGTACGGCCTCCGGGGTGCGGGTCATGATCGAGATGCACCGGGCCGGGGAGCGCTGGAGCACTGTGGGGGCCAGTAAAAACAACCTCGAGGCCTCCCTCAAAGCCCTCACCGATGGCTACGCCTATGCCTTGGTGAAGAGCCAGCCCATACCGCAGGACTAG